The Chthoniobacterales bacterium genome has a window encoding:
- a CDS encoding VOC family protein, giving the protein MRKKVPFTVGVVGHFGLAVRSPKRSAKWFARSLGLKKQFEFENGVAIGNDHVTIALFKGKPSPATIDHMSFHLPNLTTLRKALAHLKKHKVDLEDPGDEIGPEAPGSPHMGLWFRDPDGYRWELSVQGKSRR; this is encoded by the coding sequence ATGAGAAAGAAAGTTCCGTTCACCGTCGGCGTTGTCGGTCATTTCGGACTGGCGGTCCGCAGTCCGAAACGGAGCGCGAAATGGTTCGCGCGGTCGCTCGGCTTGAAGAAGCAATTCGAGTTTGAAAACGGCGTCGCCATTGGCAACGACCATGTCACCATCGCCTTGTTCAAAGGCAAACCCTCGCCGGCCACGATCGACCACATGTCCTTTCATCTGCCGAACCTGACGACCTTACGAAAAGCGCTCGCCCATTTGAAAAAGCACAAGGTCGACCTGGAGGATCCCGGCGACGAAATCGGCCCCGAAGCGCCTGGATCCCCGCATATGGGTCTCTGGTTTCGCGATCCAGACGGCTACCGCTGGGAGCTGAGCGTCCAGGGCAAGAGCCGGCGTTGA
- a CDS encoding TMEM175 family protein → MQTSIPDSRSKPESEARFTHRLEAFSDLVFGFSLSLLATRLDIPAKVSDVFKPAHWATFIVTFGIICVLWLAHYRIFRHRFIARMPDVIVNFVFLFGIAILPYTVQTFLRFGTGDATLLYFGDFGLVFAALAALRFRGLLQRRGDPDVDVRLNEWRATVRQFIIVLVILGSLVAMNAGLIPKEKFFTIVPATLILITLGTRFAVNRLPGFLQ, encoded by the coding sequence ATGCAAACGTCCATTCCTGATTCGCGGAGCAAGCCGGAGAGCGAAGCACGCTTTACCCATCGGCTGGAAGCGTTCAGCGATCTCGTGTTCGGTTTCAGCCTTTCCCTGCTCGCTACCCGGCTTGATATCCCGGCAAAAGTTTCTGACGTTTTCAAACCCGCCCATTGGGCAACCTTCATCGTCACCTTCGGGATCATTTGCGTGCTCTGGCTGGCGCATTACCGCATTTTCCGGCATCGCTTTATCGCGCGAATGCCAGATGTTATCGTGAATTTCGTTTTCCTGTTCGGCATCGCAATCCTGCCGTATACCGTCCAGACCTTCCTACGCTTCGGAACCGGGGATGCCACGCTTTTGTATTTTGGCGATTTCGGGCTCGTCTTCGCCGCCCTGGCGGCGCTGCGCTTTCGCGGCTTGCTTCAGCGGCGCGGTGATCCGGACGTCGATGTTCGGCTGAACGAATGGAGGGCCACCGTCCGGCAATTCATCATTGTCCTCGTCATCCTCGGTTCCCTCGTGGCCATGAATGCCGGCCTGATTCCGAAGGAAAAATTTTTCACGATCGTGCCTGCGACGCTGATTCTGATCACGCTGGGCACACGCTTCGCGGTGAATCGTCTGCCAGGATTCCTGCAATGA
- a CDS encoding DUF488 family protein, which yields MFKTKSVHTRIEAKDGLRILAARGRGRGLGSDRFDVWMANLGPSEELREAFVGGKLSWAEFSRRYFKELLEPGGVDARNQRIKNHGQKFTLRLLQHLAKKQTITLLCHCAEEERHCHRHLLKAALEREI from the coding sequence ATGTTCAAAACCAAGTCCGTTCATACCAGGATCGAAGCGAAGGATGGATTGCGAATCCTCGCGGCGCGTGGCCGGGGCAGAGGCCTGGGCAGTGACCGTTTTGATGTCTGGATGGCGAACCTCGGACCGAGCGAGGAATTGCGGGAGGCATTCGTGGGCGGCAAGCTTTCCTGGGCGGAATTCAGCCGGCGCTACTTCAAGGAACTGCTCGAACCGGGCGGGGTGGATGCCCGTAATCAACGGATCAAGAACCACGGTCAGAAATTCACCCTGCGTTTGCTTCAGCATCTGGCGAAGAAGCAAACGATCACGCTGCTTTGTCATTGCGCGGAAGAGGAGCGGCATTGCCATCGCCATCTGTTGAAGGCGGCGTTGGAAAGAGAGATTTAG
- a CDS encoding (2Fe-2S) ferredoxin domain-containing protein, whose translation MPQRERYLFVCTNRREANHEKGSCAEKGSEAVRAALKDELAARGLAKVKARACSSSCLDQCSSGICILVEPDHFFYGRVTLNDVPEIVEALGTDRRVERLVLTPEDLARG comes from the coding sequence ATGCCGCAACGAGAGCGCTACCTCTTTGTCTGCACCAACCGCCGGGAGGCGAACCATGAGAAGGGATCGTGCGCCGAGAAAGGGTCGGAAGCCGTCCGGGCGGCCTTGAAAGACGAGCTCGCCGCGCGCGGCCTGGCCAAAGTGAAAGCGCGCGCCTGTTCGTCCAGTTGCCTGGATCAATGCTCGAGCGGGATCTGTATTCTCGTGGAACCCGACCATTTCTTTTATGGCCGCGTGACGTTGAACGACGTGCCGGAAATCGTGGAAGCGCTGGGAACTGATCGCCGAGTCGAACGGTTGGTGCTTACTCCCGAGGATCTGGCGCGCGGCTAA
- a CDS encoding FAD-dependent oxidoreductase yields the protein MPSGRTPFFRKLTQTVRQAHWVNQHPGHREFFFEAREASRVSRRDFVRLLGAAGLWTAGGGLASPFARAGETPTPGTNGGEPVAILGAGTAGLTAAYRLMNAGIPCEIFEASERTGGRMFTKTDFNKDGMFCELGGELVDTDHADLITLAGDLGVEIQELKGGDAGADLYFFGGKHYTDKELIPLFEPFAKKLAADSAGLVDDDDNFTAKAKKFDRLSLAAYLADAGKGVEKWVIEMLRVAYLIEYGRELAEQSSLNLITLLTADTSDGFKIFGESDESKRISGGSSSLPNALVKALEGKVKINRGHRLARVAQNGPNLALDFAAEGGTKSVKFSRAICALPFTMLREIEGVRALHLSREKRKAIAELGYGHNAKVMHGFSERWWRNSAAGLPVSSNGSLLTDLPLQCTWETSRGQTGESGILTNFLGGSATKNVGPERYEKFKEELNRVFPGIREKFDGKRAVMNWPEYQFTRGSYTCPLVGQVTTMLEVAAEPELDGRLVFAGEHTAGELSGFMNGAVQSGNRAAEEIISPKKSELKKAA from the coding sequence ATGCCGTCCGGACGCACCCCATTTTTTCGAAAACTAACGCAGACGGTGCGCCAGGCGCATTGGGTCAATCAACACCCCGGTCATCGCGAATTCTTTTTCGAGGCGCGGGAAGCGTCGCGCGTTTCACGCCGCGATTTTGTGCGTCTGCTGGGCGCGGCCGGGCTCTGGACAGCGGGAGGCGGGCTGGCTTCGCCTTTCGCCCGCGCCGGCGAAACTCCAACGCCGGGGACGAATGGAGGTGAGCCGGTGGCCATCCTTGGAGCGGGCACGGCGGGGCTCACTGCTGCTTACCGTCTGATGAACGCCGGAATCCCGTGCGAAATCTTCGAGGCGAGCGAACGGACCGGCGGCCGCATGTTCACGAAAACCGACTTCAACAAGGATGGAATGTTCTGCGAGCTTGGTGGCGAACTGGTCGACACCGACCATGCCGACCTGATCACGCTGGCCGGTGACCTCGGGGTGGAAATCCAGGAGCTTAAGGGCGGTGACGCGGGCGCCGACCTCTATTTTTTTGGCGGGAAACATTACACCGATAAGGAATTGATTCCGCTCTTCGAGCCGTTCGCGAAAAAACTCGCCGCGGACAGCGCCGGCCTTGTCGACGACGACGACAACTTCACGGCCAAGGCGAAGAAATTCGACCGGCTCAGCCTGGCCGCTTATCTCGCGGACGCTGGGAAGGGCGTTGAGAAATGGGTGATCGAGATGTTGCGAGTGGCTTACCTCATCGAGTATGGCCGCGAACTCGCGGAGCAATCGTCGCTCAATCTGATCACGCTCCTGACCGCCGATACGAGCGACGGATTCAAGATCTTTGGCGAAAGTGATGAGTCGAAGCGGATCAGCGGCGGGAGCAGCTCGCTGCCGAATGCGCTGGTGAAAGCGCTCGAGGGCAAGGTGAAGATTAACCGGGGCCATCGGCTCGCCCGGGTCGCGCAAAACGGTCCGAACCTGGCCCTCGATTTCGCCGCGGAAGGCGGCACGAAGTCGGTGAAATTTTCCCGCGCGATCTGTGCGCTGCCGTTCACGATGCTCCGGGAAATCGAGGGAGTAAGAGCGCTTCATTTGAGCCGCGAAAAACGCAAAGCGATTGCGGAACTCGGCTACGGCCACAACGCCAAGGTCATGCATGGTTTCAGCGAACGATGGTGGCGTAATTCCGCCGCCGGCCTCCCGGTCTCGAGCAATGGAAGCCTTCTGACCGACCTGCCGTTGCAATGCACCTGGGAAACCAGCCGCGGCCAGACCGGAGAAAGTGGGATCCTGACTAATTTCCTCGGCGGCTCCGCGACGAAGAATGTTGGCCCGGAACGCTACGAGAAATTCAAGGAGGAACTGAACCGCGTTTTCCCCGGCATTCGTGAGAAATTTGACGGGAAACGGGCGGTGATGAACTGGCCTGAGTACCAATTCACGCGCGGCAGCTACACCTGCCCGCTCGTTGGCCAGGTCACCACGATGCTGGAGGTGGCGGCGGAACCGGAGCTCGATGGCCGTTTGGTCTTTGCCGGCGAACATACTGCCGGTGAGCTTTCCGGTTTCATGAACGGCGCGGTGCAATCCGGTAATCGCGCGGCCGAGGAAATCATCTCGCCCAAGAAGAGCGAACTAAAGAAAGCCGCCTGA
- a CDS encoding CHAT domain-containing protein, whose product MTPAEERAFIARLESANAEELILILSRPGPDEDRVLRLHLGAERYERLRRSALRSLTRSTRSAEKKGNVVILHGIMGSELQRFEANRGRPVWLSLPRLIMGATKWLEMNNDGQSVYDVRATGLLKRWYSELMVGLAFDWNVQTFPFDWRRDLAESAGALNDRINEWFGSDTPVHLVAHSMGGLVSRTFILNYPERWERAWDSKGKGGVAGGRLIMLGTPNHGSFAIPQIITGIQTAVKMIMIADLEHRSGVLRIINTFPGSYQMLPSPLVLPEMQKLYRSETYGEFSVPQSFLDKALSSHQALAGVVDPKRMTYVAGYNRRTSENITNLSDLGSMDAYSFSLNGDGTVPHVLGFLKKGDEKVPTYFADAAHGALPNHESVIGAVPELLETGSCSLPSTNPGAARALVPDAVDELAERAQVERDQIRLKQIVQTTRARTRGAADDPDSAPVSEEEKEAEEIILESFVADAESRTTSGKSLPSSPSEFPPPRGDAKDEQTKGSRGAPPSPSATIKIALVKGGIDSVEASPNGKAIDAIAVGHYFGVRPQAAERALDEAISAAYLKESKGRQTPASGSETVPESELLLTLLTERGHIPGSLGEPFILPDPRKEGRIVVLAGMGTPGHFGVPELTVLAQELCWSLGRLGKTHLATVLIGAGTGNLPVKDAVDGWLRGISRALLNSPADAGRGICQITFVEYNARTFNKLNKALQAVEKDPPGALQIEYERPSDEVIAKARDEAVATACAEVKKEFDPAVGAREADELVPVRLTIDRQRKGYGFAALTQSAAIPQRDIALDPRLVESANDELAGAAAEAQTEAGRFLEKLLLPEDIRSQIYTRAPIVLILDSSSARVHWEMVARTAPWDRRETAESGSVDLEKFLGTTYGLTRQLRTTFAPAPEPPPPPKREIKALIVADPALDAPLQGAQAEGEEIASLLERFKSDDPMGPSRILVTRLFGPAQAKRTTVLKKLMLEDFDIFHFAGHCIYDKSDPSNSGWVFSARDDERLTANELNRIDRIPKFIFSNACESGITPDRASERSADLAPSFAESFFARGVANFICTGWPVNDTAARTFATTLYAKMFGLDGDFRPAYLHEAMRAARVAIARQPEGTRTWGAYQHYGNPYFRFFNPPHSEPGDGPKKEPLSPGARPVESGPPKAKTRRESKTAGRRPAKSKQTRRRKH is encoded by the coding sequence ATGACGCCTGCAGAAGAACGCGCTTTCATCGCCCGGCTTGAAAGCGCCAACGCCGAGGAGCTGATCCTCATTCTGAGCCGCCCGGGTCCGGACGAAGATCGCGTTCTTCGCCTTCACCTGGGCGCCGAACGGTATGAACGGCTTCGGCGCAGCGCCCTGCGATCGTTGACCCGGAGCACGCGAAGCGCGGAGAAGAAAGGCAATGTCGTGATCCTGCACGGCATCATGGGATCAGAGTTACAGCGCTTTGAAGCGAACCGTGGCCGTCCGGTCTGGTTAAGTCTGCCCCGCCTCATCATGGGCGCCACGAAATGGCTCGAAATGAATAACGACGGGCAGTCAGTTTATGACGTCCGCGCCACCGGACTTCTTAAACGGTGGTACTCAGAGCTGATGGTCGGCCTGGCTTTCGACTGGAACGTCCAGACGTTTCCTTTCGATTGGCGCCGGGATTTAGCGGAGTCGGCGGGAGCGTTGAATGACCGAATCAATGAATGGTTCGGCTCCGACACGCCGGTCCATCTGGTTGCTCATTCGATGGGCGGCCTGGTTTCTCGCACGTTTATCCTGAATTACCCGGAACGCTGGGAGCGGGCGTGGGACTCCAAGGGAAAGGGGGGCGTGGCCGGCGGGCGGCTGATCATGCTGGGCACACCAAATCACGGCTCTTTCGCCATCCCGCAAATCATCACGGGAATCCAGACCGCGGTTAAAATGATCATGATTGCCGATCTGGAACACAGGAGCGGCGTCCTGCGGATCATCAACACGTTTCCGGGCTCCTACCAGATGTTGCCTTCTCCTTTGGTTCTCCCGGAGATGCAAAAACTTTATCGGTCAGAGACCTACGGCGAGTTTTCGGTCCCGCAGTCGTTTCTCGATAAAGCGTTGTCGTCGCACCAGGCTCTTGCCGGGGTAGTCGATCCCAAGCGGATGACTTATGTCGCGGGCTACAATCGCCGCACCTCCGAGAACATCACCAATCTCTCCGATCTTGGATCGATGGACGCTTATAGCTTTTCCTTGAATGGAGATGGCACAGTGCCACATGTCCTCGGTTTTCTTAAGAAGGGCGACGAAAAGGTCCCCACCTACTTCGCGGACGCCGCCCACGGCGCGTTACCCAATCACGAGAGCGTTATCGGCGCCGTGCCCGAGCTTTTGGAAACCGGTTCCTGTTCGCTGCCCTCCACAAACCCGGGCGCGGCGCGAGCCTTGGTCCCGGACGCTGTGGACGAGCTCGCGGAGCGTGCTCAGGTCGAGAGGGATCAGATTCGTCTAAAGCAGATCGTCCAAACCACCCGGGCTAGAACGCGGGGAGCGGCCGACGATCCTGACAGCGCTCCGGTATCAGAGGAAGAGAAGGAAGCCGAAGAGATCATTTTGGAAAGTTTCGTGGCGGACGCCGAATCCCGGACGACCAGCGGCAAGAGTCTGCCTTCGTCGCCGTCCGAATTTCCGCCACCACGAGGCGACGCGAAGGATGAACAAACAAAGGGATCGCGCGGCGCGCCGCCCAGCCCTTCAGCCACGATAAAAATCGCGCTCGTCAAAGGTGGAATTGACTCGGTCGAGGCTTCGCCGAACGGCAAAGCGATCGATGCGATCGCAGTAGGCCATTATTTCGGGGTGAGACCACAGGCCGCCGAGCGCGCCTTGGATGAAGCGATCAGCGCGGCATATCTCAAGGAATCAAAGGGCAGGCAAACCCCTGCGAGTGGTTCCGAAACCGTTCCCGAATCAGAGCTCTTGCTCACTTTGCTAACCGAGCGCGGTCACATTCCGGGCAGTCTCGGAGAGCCCTTCATTTTGCCCGATCCGCGCAAGGAAGGCCGGATCGTGGTCCTGGCCGGAATGGGAACGCCAGGTCACTTCGGCGTGCCGGAGCTCACCGTTCTGGCCCAGGAACTTTGCTGGTCGTTAGGCCGGCTGGGAAAAACTCATCTGGCGACTGTCCTGATCGGCGCCGGGACCGGCAACCTGCCGGTGAAGGATGCGGTCGACGGATGGCTGCGCGGCATTAGCCGGGCGCTCTTGAATTCTCCGGCGGACGCAGGCAGAGGCATCTGCCAGATCACGTTTGTCGAGTATAACGCGCGCACATTCAACAAGCTGAACAAGGCCCTGCAGGCCGTGGAGAAGGATCCGCCCGGCGCATTGCAGATCGAATATGAGCGCCCGTCCGACGAGGTTATCGCCAAGGCCCGGGACGAAGCGGTCGCGACAGCCTGCGCCGAAGTGAAAAAGGAATTTGATCCCGCTGTCGGCGCGCGGGAAGCGGATGAACTCGTGCCGGTGCGGCTAACGATTGACCGGCAACGCAAAGGCTACGGTTTCGCTGCGCTCACCCAAAGCGCTGCCATTCCGCAGCGCGACATCGCGCTCGACCCGCGGCTGGTGGAATCGGCCAACGACGAACTGGCCGGGGCCGCGGCCGAGGCGCAGACGGAGGCTGGCCGCTTCCTGGAAAAACTTCTCCTGCCCGAAGACATCCGTTCCCAGATTTACACGCGGGCACCGATTGTCCTGATTCTTGATTCGAGCAGCGCCAGGGTCCATTGGGAAATGGTGGCGCGAACGGCGCCGTGGGACCGGCGCGAGACGGCCGAGAGCGGTTCGGTCGACCTCGAGAAATTCCTGGGCACGACCTACGGCCTGACCCGTCAATTGCGGACAACCTTTGCTCCCGCCCCGGAGCCGCCGCCTCCACCGAAACGGGAAATCAAAGCTCTGATTGTCGCGGACCCCGCCCTCGACGCTCCGCTCCAAGGCGCCCAGGCTGAGGGCGAAGAAATTGCCAGTCTGCTTGAGAGATTCAAGAGCGACGACCCCATGGGCCCGTCGAGAATCCTGGTCACTCGCCTCTTTGGTCCTGCCCAGGCGAAACGGACAACGGTGCTCAAAAAATTGATGCTCGAAGACTTCGACATTTTCCACTTCGCCGGGCACTGCATCTACGACAAATCTGACCCCTCGAACTCCGGCTGGGTGTTCTCCGCGAGAGATGACGAACGGCTGACCGCGAACGAGCTGAACCGGATCGACCGCATCCCGAAATTCATTTTCTCAAACGCCTGCGAATCGGGGATCACTCCGGACCGCGCGAGTGAGCGCAGCGCGGACCTCGCCCCGAGCTTCGCCGAATCGTTTTTTGCCCGTGGTGTCGCCAACTTCATTTGCACGGGATGGCCGGTAAACGACACGGCCGCGCGCACCTTTGCCACGACTCTCTACGCGAAGATGTTTGGCCTGGACGGAGATTTTCGGCCTGCCTACCTGCATGAAGCAATGCGCGCCGCCCGGGTTGCGATCGCGAGACAGCCTGAAGGAACGCGAACCTGGGGCGCCTATCAACATTACGGCAATCCCTATTTTCGCTTTTTCAATCCGCCTCACAGCGAGCCGGGCGACGGCCCGAAAAAGGAACCGCTTTCTCCAGGGGCGCGCCCCGTCGAATCCGGCCCGCCTAAGGCGAAAACGCGGCGAGAGTCAAAGACAGCCGGGCGCCGCCCAGCCAAATCAAAACAAACCCGCCGGCGCAAGCATTGA
- a CDS encoding SIR2 family protein, which translates to MDDLDTIAEAVGKGQCILFLGAGVHYGPPPGTDQKYVDAYPEARRPPLGGALSQALATESDYLARFPGADQRDLKRVGWHYEDKLSRNRLMRRIKEEVHVNKIASPIVRALAALDFPLVMTTNFDQLFEQSLRAAGKDPQLCIYSPSAKIPTEDPTDDPTPANPFVCKLHGDVDEPDSAVITDEDYIQFVLRMSDKAPYHPVPETFLYRFKRWPTLFIGYSLIDYNLRLLFKAMRVNLDQALFPETYSIDPKPDQLIVRYWSDQRRYVRFVTQDVWSFVPALYERIKKTEMPA; encoded by the coding sequence ATGGACGATCTCGACACGATCGCTGAGGCCGTCGGCAAAGGGCAATGCATTCTCTTCCTCGGGGCCGGGGTTCATTACGGCCCTCCCCCGGGCACGGACCAAAAATATGTCGACGCCTATCCAGAGGCTCGGCGGCCGCCTCTGGGCGGAGCACTTTCCCAGGCCCTGGCGACGGAGAGCGATTATCTCGCCCGCTTTCCGGGAGCCGACCAACGCGACCTGAAACGCGTCGGCTGGCATTACGAGGATAAGCTTTCGCGCAATCGCCTCATGCGGCGGATCAAGGAAGAAGTGCACGTGAACAAGATCGCGTCGCCAATCGTTCGCGCCCTGGCGGCCCTCGATTTTCCGCTCGTGATGACGACAAACTTCGACCAGCTCTTCGAACAATCGCTCCGCGCCGCCGGCAAAGATCCGCAGCTCTGCATCTACAGCCCTTCGGCGAAAATTCCGACCGAAGATCCGACCGACGATCCCACGCCGGCGAACCCGTTCGTCTGCAAACTGCACGGCGACGTGGACGAGCCGGATTCAGCCGTGATCACGGATGAGGATTACATCCAGTTCGTTTTGCGAATGAGCGACAAGGCGCCTTACCATCCCGTGCCGGAAACATTCCTCTACCGTTTCAAACGCTGGCCCACCCTCTTCATTGGCTACAGCCTCATCGATTACAATCTTCGCCTCCTCTTCAAGGCGATGCGGGTGAACCTCGATCAGGCCCTCTTCCCAGAGACCTACTCGATCGATCCGAAACCGGACCAGCTCATCGTCCGGTATTGGAGCGACCAGCGCCGTTACGTCCGTTTCGTCACCCAGGATGTCTGGTCGTTCGTGCCCGCGCTCTACGAGCGGATCAAGAA